In Canis lupus dingo isolate Sandy chromosome 25, ASM325472v2, whole genome shotgun sequence, one genomic interval encodes:
- the HR gene encoding lysine-specific demethylase hairless, with translation MESTPSFLKDTPAWEKTAPENGIVGQDPDTLPQDGLRRGALCMGEPTPFWRGVLSTPDSWLPPGFPQSPKDTLPLVEGEGPRNGGRKASWLGSKEGLRWKEAMLTHPLALCGSACPPRYGPLIPEHGGGHPKSDPVAFRPLHCPFLLETKILEQSPFWVPTCLPPYLVSSLPPERPCDWPLAPHPWVYSGGQPKVPSAFGLGSKGFYHKDPSILRLAKEPLATAEPGLLGLAPGGHFQRTGEVERPSFHQRDGEAGVGRHQNLCPFLLGHPDAVPRTPWPTCPPGLVHTLGNVWAVPGDGSLRNQLGPSAISRCPSPGPPTTQVGCCSSHPRARDGGLSPCGQCQEGPDGGTIGPSESIEEANKASGPRACPPSHHTKLKKTWLTRHSEQFGCPGGCPGDEESPSAQPHALKRASSPEAQEAGGSPAAKRPPDPFPGSTVQGARAWQEMLDSSFGNKMEAEQRDDHRGPQDGRASIQDLGLQDTPCSAPLAGMAQCQSCTHAAGEAGGLARHSQQVLRLPLGGEQQQEEDSAASSEEGGGSGPEAGLSKGLAKHLLSGLGDRLCRLLRREREALAWAQREGQGPARTEDNPGVLRCCSRCHRGLFNTHWKCPHCSHRLCVACGRMTGARRTRDKAGPQEESVEECPQEAGHSASSLILTQFVSSQALAELSTAMHEVWVKFDIRGHCPCQADARVWAPGDGSQQKEPTEKTPPIPQSSCNGDTNRTKDIKEETPDSTETPAEDRAGRGPLPCPSLCELLASTAVKLCLGHERIHMAFAPVTPALPSDDRITNILDSIIAQVVERKIQEKALGPGLRAGPGLRKGLGLPLSPVRPRLPPPGALLWLQEPRPRRGFHLFQEHWRQGQPVLVSGIQRTLQGSLWGTEALGALGGQVQALTPLGPPQPTSLRSATFWEGFSRPEIRPKSDEGSVLLLHRALGDEDTSRMENLAASLPLPEYCALRGKLNLASYLPPGPALRPLEPQLWAAYGVSPHRGHLGTKNLCVEVTDLVSVLVRAEAPLPAWHRAQKDFLSGLDGEGLWSPGSQVSTVWHVFRAQDAQRIRRFLQMVCPAGAGNLEPGTPGCCYLDAGLRRRLREEWGVNCWTLLQAPGEAVLVPAGAPHQVQGLVNTVSVTQHFLSPETSALSAQLCHQGPSLSPDRRLLYAQMDWAVFQAVKVSVGTLQEAK, from the exons CACCTCGCTATGGCCCCCTGATTCCTGAGCACGGTGGTGGCCATCCCAAGAGTGACCCTGTGGCCTTCCGGCCCTTGCACTGCCCCTTCCTTCTGGAGACCAAGATCCTTGAGCAATCTCCCTTCTGGGTGCCTACCTGCTTGCCACCCTACCTGGTGTCCAGCCTGCCCCCAGAGCGTCCGTGTGACTGGCCCCTGGCCCCACACCCTTGGGTGTACTCAGGGGGGCAGCCCAAAGTGccctctgccttcggcttaggcaGCAAG GGCTTCTACCACAAGGATCCAAGCATTCTCAGGCTGGCAAAGGAGCCATTGGCAACTGCGGAACCTGGCTTGTTAGGCTTAGCCCCCGGTGGGCATTTCCAGAGAACTGGGGAAGTGGAACGTCCTTCATTCCACCAGAGAGACGGAGAGGCAGGAGTGGGCAGGCATCAGAATCTTTGCCCATTTCTCCTGGGGCATCCAGACGCTGTTCCCCGGACCCCCTGGCCCACTTGTCCCCCGGGCCTGGTTCATACTCTTGGCAATGTCTGGGCTGTACCAGGGGATGGGAGCCTCAGGAACCAGCTGGGGCCATCAGCCATATCAAGGTgcccctctcctgggcctccGACCACCCAGGTGGGCTGTTGCTCATCTCACCCACGTGCTAGAGATGGAGGTCTTAGCCCCTGTGGGCAGTGCCAGGAGGGCCCGGACGGGGGCACCATCGGGCCCAGTGAATCCATCGAGGAAGCAAATAAGGCCTCTGGTCCCAGGGCCTGCCCACCCAGCCACCACACCAAGCTAAAGAAGACGTGGCTCACACGACACTCTGAGCAGTTTGGGTGTCCAGGTGGCTGCCCTGGGGACGAGGAGAGCCCATCTGCCCAGCCGCATGCCCTCAAGAGGGCAAGCAGCCCTGAGGCCCAGGAAGCAGGTGGAAGCCCAGCTGCCAAGCGCCCGCCCGACCCTTTCCCGGGGAGCACGGTGCAGGGGGCCAGAGCCTGGCAGGAGATGTTGGACTCATCATTTGGGAACAAGATGGAGGCGGAACAGCGTGATGACCACAGAG gaccccaagatggCAGGGCCAGCATCCAGGACCTGGGGCTTCAGGATACACCTTGTTCGGCTCCCCTGGCAGGCATGGCTCAGTGCCAAAGTTGTACCCATGCagctggagaggcaggagggcTAGCCCGCCACTCCCAGCAAGTGCTGAG GTTGCCTCTGggaggggagcagcagcaggaggaagacTCAGCAGCCAGctctgaggagggaggagggtccGGCCCTGAGGCTGGGCTCAGCAAGGGCCTTGCCAAGCATCTGCTGAGTGGTTTGGGGGACCGACTATGCCGCCTGCTGCGGAGGGAGCGCGAAGCCCTGGCCTGGGCGCAGCGGGAAG GCCAGGGGCCAGCCAGGACAGAGGACAACCCAGGTGTTCTACGCTGCTGTAGCCGCTGCCACCGTGGCCTCTTCAACACCCACTGGAAATGTCCCCACTGCAGCCACCGGCTGTGCGTGGCCTGTGGTCGCATGACGGGTGCTAGGAGGACCAGGGACAAAGCAG GTCCTCAGGAGGAGTCTGTGGAGGAGTGTCCCCAAGAGGCTGGGCATAGTGCCAGCTCCCTGATACTCACCCAGTTCGTTTCTAGCCAGG cTTTGGCCGAACTGAGTACCGCCATGCACGAGGTTTGGGTCAAGTTTGACATCCGGGGGCACTGCCCCTGCCAAGCTGATGCCCGTGTGTGGGCCCCTGGGGATGGAAGCCAACAG AAGGAGCCGACAGAGAAAACTCCCCCCATTCCACAATCTTCTTGCAACGGGGATACCAACAGGACCAAGGACATCAAAGAGG AGACCCCGGACTCCACCGAGACCCCGGCAGAGGACCGTGCCGGCCGAGGGCCCCTAccttgcccctctctctgtgaacTGCTGGCCTCCACTGCTGTCAAACTCTGCTTGGGGCACGAGCGGATACACATGGCCTTTGCCCCGGTCACTCCTGCCCTGCCCAGC GACGACCGCATCACCAACATCCTAGACAGCATCATCGCGCAGGTGGTGGAACGGAAGATCCAGGAGAAAGCCttggggccggggctgcgggctGGGCCAGGCCTGCGCAAAGGCCTGGGCCTGCCCCTCTCGCCAGTGCGGCCCCGGCTGCCGCCCCCCGGAGCTCTGCTGTGGCTGCAGGAGCCCCGGCCTCGGCGAGGCTTCCACCTCTTCCAGGAGCACTGGaggcagggccag CCCGTGTTGGTGTCAGGGATTCAGAGGACATTGCAGGGCAGCCTGTGGGGGACGGAAGCTCTTGGGGCGCTTGGAGGCCAGGTGCAGGCGCTGACCCCCCTGGGGCCTCCCCAGCCCACCAGCCTCCGCAGTGCAACGTTCTGGGAGGGATTCTCCCGGCCTGAAA TTCGCCCAAAGTCAGACGAGGGCTCCGTCCTCCTGCTGCACAGAGCTCTGGGCGACGAGGACACCAGCAG GATGGAGAACCTGGCTGCCAGCCTGCCACTCCCAGAGTACTGTGCCCTCCGTGGGAAACTCAACTTGGCTTCCTACCTcccacctggccctgccctgcgTCCACTGGAGCCCCAGCTGTGGGCAGCCTATG GTGTGAGTCCACACCGTGGGCACCTGGGGACCAAGAACCTCTGTGTGGAGGTGACTGACCTGGTCAGTGTCCTGGTACGTGCTGAAGCCCCACTGCCTGCATGGCACCGGGCACAGAAAG ACTTCCTCTCAGGCCTGGACGGGGAGGGGCTCTGGTCTCCAGGCAGCCAGGTCAGCACCGTGTGGCACGTGTTCCGGGCACAGGACGCCCAGCGCATCCGCCGCTTTCTCCAGATG gtgtGCCCGGCCGGAGCAGGCAACCTGGAGCCTGGCACCCCAGGCTGCTGCTACCTGGATGCAGGGCTGCGGCGGCGCCTGCGGGAAGAGTGGGGCGTGAATTGCTGGACCCTGCTGCAGGCCCCCGGAGAGGCCGTGCTGGTGCCTGCCGGGGCCCCCCACCAG GTACAGGGCCTGGTAAACACAGTGAGCGTCACTCAGCACTTCCTGTCCCCAGAGACCTCTGCCCTCTCTGCTCAGCTCTGCCACCAGGGACCCAGCCTGTCCCCGGACCGCCGTCTGCTTTATGCCCAG aTGGACTGGGCGGTGTTCCAAGCAGTGAAGGTGTCTGTGGGAACATTACAGGAGGCTAAATAG
- the NUDT18 gene encoding 8-oxo-dGDP phosphatase NUDT18 isoform X1, whose product MASEGLARVLAALLGGQGVSVHGYDSEPAGEPPAPVRLRKNVCYVVLAVFLNEQDEVLLIQEAKKECRGSWYLPAGRMEPGETIVEALQREVKEEAGLYCEPLTLLSVEERGPSWIRFVFLAQATGGILKTSKEADAESLQAGWYPRSSLPTPLRAQDILHLVELAARYRQQARHPLLLPQELPCSLVCQRLVATFTSVQTVWVLVGTEGMPHLPITACGFSPMEQRGGIKMAILRLLQECLTLHHLAVETKGLLGLQHLGKDHADGICLNVLVTVAFRNPGMQSEPPKVRGENFFWWKVMEEDLQSQLLQRLQESSVVPVNR is encoded by the exons ATGGCCTCGGAGGGCCTGGCGAGGGTGCTGGCGGCGCTGCTGGGGGGCCAGGGGGTGAGCGTGCACGGCTATGATTCGGAGCCGGCCGGGGAGCCCCCGGCGCCGGTGCGGCTGCGGAAGAACGTCTGCTACGTGGTGCTGGCCGTGTTCCTCAACGAGCAG gaTGAGGTTCTACTGATCCAGGAGGCCAAGAAAGAGTGCCGTGGATCATGGTACCTACCCGCGGGGAGAATGGAGCCTGGGGAGACCATCGTGGAGGCCCTGCAGCGGGAGGTGAAGGAGGAGGCCGGGCTGTACTGTGAGCCCCTGACATTGCTTTCTGTGGAGGAGCGGGGCCCATCCTGGATCCGCTTTGTGTTCCTCGCTCAAGCCACAG GTGGAATTCTCAAGACTTCCAAGGAGGCAGATGCAGAGTCCCTGCAGGCTGGCTGGTACCCACGAAGCTCCCTGCCCACCCCGCTGCGAGCCCAGGACATTCTGCACCTGGTAGAGCTAGCTGCCCGGTACCGCCAGCAAGCCAGGcaccctcttcttctgccccagGAGCTTCCCTGCAGTCTGGTCTGCCAGCGACTCGTGGCCACTTTTACCAGTGTCCAGACAGTGTGGGTGCTGGTGGGCACAGAGGGGATGCCTCACTTGCCCATCACTGCCTGCGGCTTCAGTCCCATGGAGCAAAGGGGTGGCATCAAGATGGCCATCCTGCGGCTGCTACAGGAATGTCTGACCCTGCACCATTTGGCAGTGGAGACCAAGGGGTTGCTTGGACTGCAGCACCTGGGCAAGGACCACGCAGATGGCATCTGCTTGAATGTGCTGGTGACTGTGGCTTTTCGGAACCCAGGCATGCAGAGTGAGCCCCCAAAAGTTCGGGGTGAGAACTTTTTTTGGTGGAAGGTGATGGAGGAAGACCTACAAAGCCAGCTCTTACAGAGGCTTCAGGAATCATCGGTCGTCCCAGTCAACAGATAG
- the NUDT18 gene encoding 8-oxo-dGDP phosphatase NUDT18 isoform X2: MASEGLARVLAALLGGQGVSVHGYDSEPAGEPPAPVRLRKNVCYVVLAVFLNEQEAKKECRGSWYLPAGRMEPGETIVEALQREVKEEAGLYCEPLTLLSVEERGPSWIRFVFLAQATGGILKTSKEADAESLQAGWYPRSSLPTPLRAQDILHLVELAARYRQQARHPLLLPQELPCSLVCQRLVATFTSVQTVWVLVGTEGMPHLPITACGFSPMEQRGGIKMAILRLLQECLTLHHLAVETKGLLGLQHLGKDHADGICLNVLVTVAFRNPGMQSEPPKVRGENFFWWKVMEEDLQSQLLQRLQESSVVPVNR; this comes from the exons ATGGCCTCGGAGGGCCTGGCGAGGGTGCTGGCGGCGCTGCTGGGGGGCCAGGGGGTGAGCGTGCACGGCTATGATTCGGAGCCGGCCGGGGAGCCCCCGGCGCCGGTGCGGCTGCGGAAGAACGTCTGCTACGTGGTGCTGGCCGTGTTCCTCAACGAGCAG GAGGCCAAGAAAGAGTGCCGTGGATCATGGTACCTACCCGCGGGGAGAATGGAGCCTGGGGAGACCATCGTGGAGGCCCTGCAGCGGGAGGTGAAGGAGGAGGCCGGGCTGTACTGTGAGCCCCTGACATTGCTTTCTGTGGAGGAGCGGGGCCCATCCTGGATCCGCTTTGTGTTCCTCGCTCAAGCCACAG GTGGAATTCTCAAGACTTCCAAGGAGGCAGATGCAGAGTCCCTGCAGGCTGGCTGGTACCCACGAAGCTCCCTGCCCACCCCGCTGCGAGCCCAGGACATTCTGCACCTGGTAGAGCTAGCTGCCCGGTACCGCCAGCAAGCCAGGcaccctcttcttctgccccagGAGCTTCCCTGCAGTCTGGTCTGCCAGCGACTCGTGGCCACTTTTACCAGTGTCCAGACAGTGTGGGTGCTGGTGGGCACAGAGGGGATGCCTCACTTGCCCATCACTGCCTGCGGCTTCAGTCCCATGGAGCAAAGGGGTGGCATCAAGATGGCCATCCTGCGGCTGCTACAGGAATGTCTGACCCTGCACCATTTGGCAGTGGAGACCAAGGGGTTGCTTGGACTGCAGCACCTGGGCAAGGACCACGCAGATGGCATCTGCTTGAATGTGCTGGTGACTGTGGCTTTTCGGAACCCAGGCATGCAGAGTGAGCCCCCAAAAGTTCGGGGTGAGAACTTTTTTTGGTGGAAGGTGATGGAGGAAGACCTACAAAGCCAGCTCTTACAGAGGCTTCAGGAATCATCGGTCGTCCCAGTCAACAGATAG
- the NUDT18 gene encoding 8-oxo-dGDP phosphatase NUDT18 isoform X3 → MKDEVLLIQEAKKECRGSWYLPAGRMEPGETIVEALQREVKEEAGLYCEPLTLLSVEERGPSWIRFVFLAQATGGILKTSKEADAESLQAGWYPRSSLPTPLRAQDILHLVELAARYRQQARHPLLLPQELPCSLVCQRLVATFTSVQTVWVLVGTEGMPHLPITACGFSPMEQRGGIKMAILRLLQECLTLHHLAVETKGLLGLQHLGKDHADGICLNVLVTVAFRNPGMQSEPPKVRGENFFWWKVMEEDLQSQLLQRLQESSVVPVNR, encoded by the exons ATGAAG gaTGAGGTTCTACTGATCCAGGAGGCCAAGAAAGAGTGCCGTGGATCATGGTACCTACCCGCGGGGAGAATGGAGCCTGGGGAGACCATCGTGGAGGCCCTGCAGCGGGAGGTGAAGGAGGAGGCCGGGCTGTACTGTGAGCCCCTGACATTGCTTTCTGTGGAGGAGCGGGGCCCATCCTGGATCCGCTTTGTGTTCCTCGCTCAAGCCACAG GTGGAATTCTCAAGACTTCCAAGGAGGCAGATGCAGAGTCCCTGCAGGCTGGCTGGTACCCACGAAGCTCCCTGCCCACCCCGCTGCGAGCCCAGGACATTCTGCACCTGGTAGAGCTAGCTGCCCGGTACCGCCAGCAAGCCAGGcaccctcttcttctgccccagGAGCTTCCCTGCAGTCTGGTCTGCCAGCGACTCGTGGCCACTTTTACCAGTGTCCAGACAGTGTGGGTGCTGGTGGGCACAGAGGGGATGCCTCACTTGCCCATCACTGCCTGCGGCTTCAGTCCCATGGAGCAAAGGGGTGGCATCAAGATGGCCATCCTGCGGCTGCTACAGGAATGTCTGACCCTGCACCATTTGGCAGTGGAGACCAAGGGGTTGCTTGGACTGCAGCACCTGGGCAAGGACCACGCAGATGGCATCTGCTTGAATGTGCTGGTGACTGTGGCTTTTCGGAACCCAGGCATGCAGAGTGAGCCCCCAAAAGTTCGGGGTGAGAACTTTTTTTGGTGGAAGGTGATGGAGGAAGACCTACAAAGCCAGCTCTTACAGAGGCTTCAGGAATCATCGGTCGTCCCAGTCAACAGATAG